One Prinia subflava isolate CZ2003 ecotype Zambia chromosome 8, Cam_Psub_1.2, whole genome shotgun sequence DNA window includes the following coding sequences:
- the MRM1 gene encoding rRNA methyltransferase 1, mitochondrial produces the protein MERALLPRLCRALRLCRAGLRFRCTGAEQGAPRSRDPPERGSRTGRELWRAQQDSPRPGRGKRPERKALAVERTEGSEILFGLAPCWLALARARRALFRLFLKEQRGGPGRPLRAELALQAAARGVPVLHLPGRALDALSRGRPHQGVCLEAAPLPFRSLRDAEEPRPGQGGGRQPLWLALEHIQDPMNLGALLRSAYFLGVDRVVATSSDSCPLTPIVSKASAGAMEVFDVYSTDDLQGFLKAKSAEGWEVVGTVSRPEGVEDVPVTSCSEFQWDKPLVVVIGSEGQGLSPQTELQCRRMLAIPPGRALHPGIDSLNVSVAAGIILHSICSQRRSHGD, from the exons ATGGAgcgggcgctgctgccccgccTGTGCCGGGCGCTGCGGCTgtgccgggccgggctccggTTCCGCTGCACCGGGGCTGAGCAGGGGGCGCCCCGAAGCCGCGATCCCCCCGAGCGGGGCTCTAGGACCGGGCGGGAGCTGTGGCGGGCTCAGCAGGACTCCCCCCGGCCGGGCAGGGGGAAGCGGCCGGAGCGCAAAGCTCTGGCGGTGGAGCGGACCGAGGGCTCGGAGATCCTGTTCGGGCTGGCCCCGTGCTGGCTGGCGCTGGCCCGGGCGCGCCGGGCGCTGTTCCGCCTCTTCCTGAAGGAGCagcgcggcggccccgggcggccGCTGCGGGCCGAGCTGGCGCTGCAGGCGGCGGCCCGCGGCGTGCCCGTGCTGCAcctgccgggccgggcgctggaCGCGCTCAGCCGGGGCCGGCCCCACCAGGGCGTGTGTCTGGAGGCCGCCCCGCTGCCCTTCCGCAGCCTGCGGGACGCCGAGGAGCCGCggcccgggcagggcgggggccGGCAGCCGCTGTGGCTGGCGCTGGAGCACATCCAGGACCCCATGAACCTGGGCGCGCTGCTGCGCTCTGCCTATTTCCTGGGGGTGGACAGAGTGGTGGCCACCAGCAGCGACAG ctgccccttgaCTCCCATAGTGAGCAAAGCCAGCGCTGGAGCCATGGAGGTCTTTGATGTGTACAGCACAGATGATCTGCAGGGCTTTTTGAAG GCTAAAAGTGCGGAAGGCTGGGAAGTGGTGGGAACAGTCAGCAGGCCTGAGGgtgtggaagatgtccctgtcaCCAGCTGCTCGGAATTCCAGTGGGACAAACCCCTCGTTGTGGTGATAG ggagcgaggggcaggggctgtccccGCAGACGGAGCTGCAGTGCCGGCGGATGCTGGCCATCCCCCCCGGCAGGGCGCTGCACCCCGGCATCGACTCCCTCAACGTCTCCGTGGCTGCAg GTATCATCCTGCACTCCATCTGCAGCCAGAGACGGAGCCATGGAGATTGA